AGGCAACTCCCGTAGTGGTGAACCTCAACGACGGAAGCGTGGTCACCGACCACGAATTCACCTCGGTCAAGGTTACAAGGGTTGGTTCCAGCTTCATCACGTATGCACCTAACCCTGCTGACGCCGCTCATTCCGGAACCATATCCGGGATCAACAACCGAGGCGAAACGCAGTGGCAGCGCCCCGGCGTCAGCGAGCCTCAGTTCAGCGCAGCAGGCGCATCAAACGAAGATCTCACGTTCGACGCGCACGGCTCTGTATACGTTCGCGCGGGAGACAATCATGCGCTCCTCCGTATCGACCCGGAGACCGGTACCGATTTCTGGAGCGAACCGCTCGCTGTTGATGGATCCGTGTGGTCCGGCCCATACGGTTCTGGTGATTCGCTCATCCTGACCGGCACGGACGGCGCGGCTGTCGACCAGCTCACGGTTGTTGACGTGGCAACGGGCAACGTCGACTACACGCGTGGCGCTCCCGGCAGCAGCATTACCTTGCTCGGACTCTCAGCCACCGTCGGCTACACAACGTCGACCGCAGCGGACGGCACGATGGTACTCACGGCGTTTGACACCGCCACCAACGCGACGCTCTGGTCGAAGGCGGGAACACCAGGCGCGACGTTCTCGCTGCTTGGCGGCCAGTTGGTGCGCTTCGATCCGGCGACCTCAACCCTCGCGCAGCTCAGCGGTAACTAGCTGCCCCGCCGAACGGTCACCCAGCTAAGCGGCTAGCTGACGGTAACGGTTGGCGAGCCTACGCTCGTGTCATCCGCGGGCATCTCAGCCGCGAGGCGATTGGCCTCCTGGATAAGCGTGGCGACGATCTCTGATTCGGGCACGGTCTTGATGACCTCACCCTTCACAAAGATCTGCCCCTTGCCATTTCCGGAAGCAACACCGAGGTCGGCCTCACGGGCTTCACCTGGACCGTTAACAACGCATCCCATGACCGCAACACGAAGCGGAACCGACATGCCCTCGAGACCATCGGTAACGTCGTTCGCAAGCTTATACACGTCGACCTGAGCACGGCCACAGCTTGGGCACGACACAATCTCTAGCTTGCGCTCGCGCAGATTAAGCGACTGCAGAATCTGGAGGCCAACCTTGATCTCTTCCGCCGGCGGAGCCGAAAGGGATACGCGGATGGTGTCGCCAATTCCCTCGCTCAGGAGGATGCCGAACGCCGTTGCCGACTTGATGGTGCCCTGGAAGGCGGGCCCGGCCTCGGTAACGCCGAGGTGCAGCGGCCAATCGCCACGCTCGGCGAGCTGGCGGTAGGCCTTGACCATGACGATTGGGTCGTTGTGCTTGACCGAAATCTTGAAGTCGTGGAAATCGTGCTCTTCGAATAGGCTCGCCTCCCATACGGCGCTCTCCACAAGCGCCTCTGGGGTTGCTTTGCCGTACTTCTGTAGGAGGCGGGGATCGAGCGAACCAGCGTTCACACCAATTCGGATGCTCACGCCAGCGGCCTTTGCCCGACGAGCGATCTCGCCAACCTGGTCATCAAACTTGCGGATGTTGCCGGGGTTCACGCGGACGGCGGCACAGCCGGCATCAATCGCCGCGTAGACGTAGTTCGGCTGGAAGTGAATGTCGGCGATAACCGGAATCTGGCTCTTCTTCGCGATGATCGGCAGCGCCTCGGCATCGTCTCGGCTCGGGCACGCAACACGCACGATGTCACAGCCGGTAGCCGTGAGTTCTGCGATTTGCTGGAGCGTCGCGTTGATGTCGGTTGTTGGAGTCGTGGTCATCGACTGCACGCTCACGGGGGCGTTTCCGCCGACGAGGACGTTCCCGACCTTGATCTGCCTCGACTTGCGTCGGGGTGCGAGGATTTCGGGAACCTTGGGAAGACCTAAATTAACAGCAGCCACGACGACTACTCTACCCGGGTCAACTGAGTGCTGGCCTCGCGATCC
The DNA window shown above is from Lysinibacter cavernae and carries:
- the ispG gene encoding flavodoxin-dependent (E)-4-hydroxy-3-methylbut-2-enyl-diphosphate synthase, with protein sequence MAAVNLGLPKVPEILAPRRKSRQIKVGNVLVGGNAPVSVQSMTTTPTTDINATLQQIAELTATGCDIVRVACPSRDDAEALPIIAKKSQIPVIADIHFQPNYVYAAIDAGCAAVRVNPGNIRKFDDQVGEIARRAKAAGVSIRIGVNAGSLDPRLLQKYGKATPEALVESAVWEASLFEEHDFHDFKISVKHNDPIVMVKAYRQLAERGDWPLHLGVTEAGPAFQGTIKSATAFGILLSEGIGDTIRVSLSAPPAEEIKVGLQILQSLNLRERKLEIVSCPSCGRAQVDVYKLANDVTDGLEGMSVPLRVAVMGCVVNGPGEAREADLGVASGNGKGQIFVKGEVIKTVPESEIVATLIQEANRLAAEMPADDTSVGSPTVTVS